In Heyndrickxia vini, the sequence CTAATGATAAATGAATTTATTCCATATTTAAAGGAACAAAAAAATTATGCAAAGTTAGCGGGTTTTGCAGAAATGCTTGGGAATCATTTTGAAAGTATCCATAAGTATAAAAGTGCATCAACCTATTATAAACTGGTCAATTTTTCCTATAAACAAATTGTTCAAATTTAGGAGGTATATAATGAAAAAATTAATATTGTCTTTATCTGCTGGTTTTTTATTACTTGTTGGGGGAGTTATTGTGAGTAATGATCAAAGTAATTCTCATGTTAAGAATGTTGCTGCAGGTGGAGGAGAAAGAGAACCAAGTATCCTTTCCATCAAAGTCCCAACATCTGCATAATAACTACTAAAGAAGAAGTAATCCCGATTACTTCTTCTTTTTCATATTTCTCATTCATGAATAAAAAAGCACACTAAAGCAAGTTTGATAAGTAAGCGGAGAAATTCCCCTTAATTACAAAATAGCATTGAAAAATGCTTAAATAGACGGAAGAATTCCGGCTATTTACTCAAAAAGTGTGTAAATTGGTAATTTCCCTTTGCTTAAACGGAATATCTCCGCTTATCTTCTTCAAACCGGGCCCTATTCTACTGTTTAACCGGAAAATATCCGCTTATCTTAATCTTAATTATCTGTCTTTGCTCAAAGGAGTTCATCAATTAATTACCAATCCATATATACCAAATAGCATATCAATTAACATAGTAATTAGCACGTTGACGGCAACATTGTTCAAGAAGTTTTTTAAGCTGCAATTTCACTTGCTAATGAAAGTAGCAATATCTCATAATCGTTGATATATAAGAGGAAAATTAAAGACCAAATCATATGAGATTTGGTCTACTTATTGGCATAGTATTTAGTATATTTCCCCATCAAAATGAAACTACATATAATAACATGCATGCCTTAAGGCAAATTTATTCCTCTGTCTTTTCCACATCTGATTCTTTAATCCGTTCCAATACCATCTCATAAGAGTCGTTTCCATAGTTCAAGCATCTTTTCACACGTGATATTGTTGCTGTGCTGGCACCTGTTTCGGATTCAATGATATGGTAGGTTTTCTTTTCTCGCAGCATTCTAGCTACTTCTAAACGTTGTGCTAGTGATTGAATTTCATTTATTGTGCATAGGTCATCAAAGAACCGATAACATTCTTCTTTATCTTTAAGTGAAAGTACAGATTCAAACAATTGATCTAATGCTTTCCCACGTAATTTGTCTATTTGCATTTTATCCTCTCCTCTTTAACCTATTACTCTGAAAATGACACATCTTTTAAATTCGGCACGATGTTGATCCAAGTTTTTCCAGGTACAAATTTGGCTGGAATCCCATTTTCGTAAGGTATAATTGCTCCTTCTACATTGCGCCACTCCACTTCACGGTATGTCCCTTTTTGGATAAAATAAGCTTTTCCTCCAGAGGTTAAATCAATACTGCGACGTCCGTAATCATCGATAATTTTATGTTGCATCTCAACAACTAATAAATTATCTAATAAGACAGGTTTCTTCGTCTCCAAATCAATGGTTTGCTCATCACCTGAGAATCGTTTAAATTTTTGAAGCTTTTCATCATATTCATATTCAGCATTAAATAAAGCATTAGTTGAATAGCGAATAAGTATATGGTTGGCTTTTTGCCCTTTAATTTGCTTTAATTCATCTTCTGAAGCGAAATTTAAAGCTTTCGGGGGTGTATCCATTTTGAAGTTTTTCATTTTTGCGCCTTTACGTATATTTTCATACGTAATATAAGAATTATGTGGTGCTTGCCTTTCACTCGATCGCTTAAATAGTGTACCATCATACTGCATACCATTTATATTATCAATATATCCACTTTCGAGCATTTTACGGGCCTCAGGACTATATCCATGGGCAATATAAAAGCTATCATACCCTTTTGCTAACTCGATAAAATAATCCCTTGAGCTCCGAACGGGACCAATCCTATTGGGTTTCCCACTTTGAAAAATGGCTAAAAAACGTGTAATATCACCTTCAGCTAAAACCTCATATACAATATCAGCCTCGGTTAATCCGGATTGCGGACGTGCCTTCGGATGATTGTTTATCATCACAGAAACGGCACGAGTTCTTGATTCTTCATTTGCCTCTAAACCCGTTAACGGAAATGTGAATTTCACATTTGGCTTTTCATTTCCTGAAACTTCCCCTCTTTCAGGAGATTTAGCGGTTTCATTGTTTTCTGTTTCCTTTTTATGACTACAAGCCGATAATACACAAATTAGTACTATCGCAAGTAAAAAAGTTTTCTTGATCATTTATAAATCATACATCCCCTTTAGTTCAGTAATATAAGACATTGATATTATTCGCTTTCAACAAAAAAATACCAAATGTAATTTTACCTCATAATCGTTGGAAAAAGTACCGTTTTATTCATTACATCGAATATTCCTCTTTGTGTAATTCGGATATATGGTAAATGCGTTGCTGAGAAAAATAGTAACGAATATATCGGATCATTATGAGGATATCCTCTTTCGACTAATAGCTCTTTAAGCACCTTTTCTTCTTTTATCAATCTATCCATCGGCTTATTTGACATAAAACCGGAGAGGCTTAATGGAATTTCGTGAATGACCTCTTCTTTTTCAGTTAGCACAATTCCCCCGCCAAGTTCCTTCATCCGATTAAATGCACAAACCATATCGTTTTTATTTTTACCTATTAAAATAATATCTCCGGTACTTGAAAACGAAGAGGCAAAGCCCATTAAGCTAGTTGAAAAACCCTTTACCATCGTATTAATTCTCCATGATCCATCCCGTCCAATCAAAATTAAAAAGCTTTCATCATGGTCAGTCGCTAATTCTTCGGTTGCAATATCAAAAGTAACAGAATATGGCTTGGTAATTACATCATTGATCATTTCAATCCCAAATGGCATTGAAAATTGTAAATCATCGTTGTCGAGTTCCCAATCTAATTTTAATGGAGCAAATCCGTACTCTTCCCAGTCAATATCTTCATCTTCTATTATTACTTTTCCGTCTTTTTTTAGCCATTTGCCTTTAGAAAGTACGGAAATTGGTGTCGGATTATTCTCATTCTCAAGGAAATTAATACTAGCAACACGACCAGTTGCAATTAATCCATGTAAATGTTCAATATTATAATATTTCGCCACATTAAATGATGCCATATGATAAGCATCAATAACAGGTACGCCATTTTCAATAGCCATTCGAATCAAACGATCGATAATTCCATTTTCGTAGAATGCTGGTGTCGACCCATCCGTATTGAAAAACATCGATTCATATTGATCGATACCTAATCGATTCATATCTTCCAAAAGCACAGGAAGATCTGGTCGAATTGATGAGTGACGCAGTGAAACCATATAGCCTTGCATTAAACGCTTATATACTTCTTCACCTGTCATCGCTTCATGATCACAATCGGCTCCAAATAGCATCATTTTGGCAAGTGTCTTCTCCGATGCACCCGGAAAATGGCCTTCAATTTTCTTTCTCATTCGCTTCGCTTCCTGGATCCAGTGAAGAATTAAATCATCACCGTCAAGAAGCTTTGGCCAACCTGTCAGTTCTCCCCCTTGTAATACAGCATCATGCTCAAGCCATGATTTCACATCACCATGTGAAAAGATGGTTTCCTCTTCTCTAAGCTCTGTTTGTGAATCAAATCGGCTCCACCAGTACATTGTGACAGGAGAATGTCTTAGTTCCCTAATTAAAGAAAACGCTTTCTTTTTTCCTAATTGCAAAGCAAGTACTAAGTTATCGTTAATAATTGTTGTTGTTCCCGTTTGTGATGCATATCGAGCGAACGATTGGGGATTATATAACTGAAATGGGTGAACATGTGGTTCAATATACCCCGGAACAAGTGTAAGTCCTGAACAATCAATTACTTCACATTTTGTAGTATTCTCAGGAAGCTCGTCCCCGGTATACACAATCCGATCTTCATATATCCAAATATGACCATTCATCCATTTACGAAACATTGAGTGTAAATACCGTGCATTTTTTAAAAGTAATGTCGGGGATTTCTTACCGCTGACAACTGCTACATGATCACGGATTTGCTTGTTCTTCCACCGGTATCGTTGATCTAGCATGAACATCCCTCCCTAGGGAGTTTTCTCTTTTTATTTACAATCGTATCATATTTTACCTTTTAACGCATTAAAGTTTTGAAATAAATTGTAAAAATTTTGTGAATGGGTGGGAATGAGATGAAAGTTAACAAAAATATCGGGATCGTTAATGCAATGATTCGGATTACATGCGGGTTGACCTTTCTTGCTTGGTCTACGGCCAAATTATCAAGAAAACCACGATGTAATTCATATGCATTAGTTATGTTGTTAAGTGCAATGAAGGTTGCTGAAGGCATAGTAAGATTTTGTCCTGTTACAGAACTATTAAAAAACTGCCAATGGGCAAAACCGCAACAAACAACATCTAGCAGCAATAATAATGCAAGGCAGTTCGAACAACAAAATCAACAGCAAACGACTCAAACCGGTGGAAATGAGATTGATTTGATGGATGAGATGAAAAAACTCCAAGATCAATTAGAAGATTAATTAGCAAATAAAAGAATCGGGCTCACAATCGGGGCCGATTCTTTTATTTGTTACTTTGCTTTTAAACCAATATCACTTCGATAAAAAAAGTGATCAGATTTTACTTTATCCATTTCTCCATACACTTTATGGATAGCATCCCGGAGATCATTTCCTTTTGCACCAATGAGCAAAACTCTTCCTCCATTTGATACGATGGCATCCTCTTCATTTCGTTCAGTTCCTGCATGAAAAACAAGTGTAGATGATTCGAATTTATTCAAATTTGGTATTTCTATTCCTTTTTCATACGTACCTGGATAGCCTTTTGAAGCAAGTACTACTCCAACAGAAGCATCATTACTCCAAGAAATCGAGGGGGTCTTTTCGTTTTGCAAATCAAGAATGACTTGGACAAGATCAGATTCCAATCTTGATAACACAACCTGTGTTTCTGGATCCCCGAATCTCGCATTAAACTCAATTACTTTCGGACCTTCGTTCGTCAGAATTAATCCCGCATAAAGAATCCCGCAGAAACTTCTTCCCTCTGCTTTTAAGGCATGTGCCGTTGGGATGAGTATTTCTTCCACTGCACGATCTACTTCTTGCTGTGGAATTTGCGGAACTGGAGAATACGCTCCCATCCCACCTGTATTCGGACCTTTATCACCATCAAATGCACGTTTATGATCTTGAGCAATCACCATCGGATAAACGTCTTCTCCGTTCACAAAAGCCATCAAGGAAAATTCCTCGCCTTGAAGAAATTCCTCAATCACTACCTTTGTAGAAGCAACGCCAAATGTTTGATTGACCATTAATTGCTCGAGTCCTTCTAAGGCTTCTTCAACTGTTAGAGCAACGATTACGCCTTTTCCAGCAGCAAGACCATCCGCTTTTATCACAATTGGTGCGCCATGCTCAAGAATATATCGTTTCGCTTCTTCAAATTGTTCAAATGTCTCATAAGTTGCAGTTGGAATGGAGTATTTTTTCATTAGGTTTTTTGCAAAAGATTTGCTTCCTTCAATGAGGGCTGCCTCCTTAGTAGGACCGAATACGTTTAAGCCTGCTAACTGAAATTCATTCACAATTCCCGCTGATAAAGGATCTTCCGGACCAACGATAGTTAAATCGATTTGGTTTTCCTTTGTGAAGGCAATTAAATCAGTGAAATTCGTCTCGGAAATAGGTACGATTACTGCATCCTCACGAATCCCGGCATTTCCAGGAGCACAGTACACCTTTTTCACAAGTGAACTTTCTTTAACCTTTTTACATATCGCATGTTCTCTTCCTCCACGGCCAATAACTAAAACATTCATCGGAACTCACCTCATTAATTTAGGAAGTAAGGGACATAATTTACTTATTCGAATCCATGTCCCTTTGAATTGTATTAAAGAATTAATGTTTGAAATGACGGATACCAGTGAAAACCATCGCTATGCCATATTCATCCGCCTTCTTAATGGAATCTTCGTCACGGATTGATCCGCCCGGCTGAATGATTGCTGTTATCCCAGATTTAGCTGCCGCTTCAACAGTGTCATCCATTGGAAAGAAGGCATCCGAGGCCATAATAGCCCCTTTCGCTTGCTCGCCAGCCTGATCTAATGCAATTTTGGCTGATCCTACTCGGTTCATTTGACCAGCACCTATTCCAAGGGTCATTTCCTCATTTGTCACAACAATTGCATTTGATTTCACATGTTTAACAACTTTCCATCCTAACGTAAGTGCCTTCCATTCCTCTTCAGTCGGCTCCCGTTTTGTTGGAACAGTAATATTGGCATTTTCTAAAGTAAATGAATCTTGATCTTGTACGAGTAATCCACCTTCAACTGAAGTAATGACACGCTCTACTTTATTTTCATGATCAAACGGAACAGTTAACAACCTAAGATTCTTCTTCGTTGTTAAAATGGCTAAAGCATCTTCGGAAAATGAAGGAGCGATAACAATTTCTAGGAAGATTTCATGCAATTGCTCGGCCGTTTCTTTATCAACTTCACGATTAAAAGCAATAATTCCGCCAAAAATTGATGTTGAATCAGCAGCATAGGCTTTAGCAAATGCTTTAGATGGACTACTTCCAACCCCAACACCACAAGGATTCATATGTTTAACCGCTACAGCAACTGGTTCAGAAAAATCCTTTACAATTTGAAGGGCAGCATCAGCATCATGAATATTATTGTAAGATAATTCTTTTCCATGTAATTGTTTTGCATGGGCAATAGAAAACGGAGAACCTATTGGATTGATATAAAAACTAGCCTTTTGATGTGGGTTCTCCCCATAACGTAACGATTGCTTTAATTCATATGAAAATGTAAGACGCTCCGGGTTTTCTTCATCAACAAGTTGCGTCATATAATCCGCGATGTAAGAATCATAAGCTGCAGTATGTCGGAAAACCTTTGCGGCTAATCGTTTATTTGTTTCTTCAGAAACATTCCCATTACTCTTCAACTCTTCTAATACACCGTTATAATCGAGGGAATCAACTACAACCGTGACATACTCATGGTTTTTCGCTGCAGATCTAAGCATAGTTGGTCCACCAATATCAATATTTTCTATGGCGTCCGCTTCAGTTACATTTGGTTTGGCAATGGTTTGTTGGAAAGGATAAAGATTGACACAAACAAGATCAATTGGAGAAATTTCTTGTTGATCTAATTGCTCCATGTGTTCGAGATTTCGTTTAGCTAATAGTCCCCCATGAATAAAAGGATGCAACGTTTTTACTCTTCCTTCCAAAATTTCCGGAAAGCCCGTGACATCTTCTACGCCTATAACTGTTAACCCCGCTTCAACTAATGCTTTTTTTGTTCCGCCTGTTGAAATAATTTCAACACCTAATTCAAGCAATCCTTGAGCAAATTCAACGATTCCTGTTTTATCTGAAACACTAATGAGTGCACGTTTCATTGTGTAACTTCCTCCTCTTTCCACAAAAAACTTTTTTGAAATAGCAATTGTATCGTTTCTGGGTATAATCGGTGTTCAATTTTATGCACCTTTTCAGCTAGTGAATGTTCCGTATCAGCTTCTTCTATTTTTAATGATTCTTGGGCAATAATTGGCCCCGTGTCCATTCCTTCATCTACAAAATGAACGGTTACTCCCGTCACTTTAACTCCAGCTTGGAGGGCTTGCCCAATCGCATTTTTTCCGGGAAAAGATGGGAGAAGTGATGGGTGAATATTAATGATTCGCTGTGAAAATGTTTTTAATAATGTTGGCCCAATTAGTC encodes:
- a CDS encoding YerC/YecD family TrpR-related protein, which translates into the protein MQIDKLRGKALDQLFESVLSLKDKEECYRFFDDLCTINEIQSLAQRLEVARMLREKKTYHIIESETGASTATISRVKRCLNYGNDSYEMVLERIKESDVEKTEE
- a CDS encoding DUF3048 domain-containing protein — encoded protein: MIKKTFLLAIVLICVLSACSHKKETENNETAKSPERGEVSGNEKPNVKFTFPLTGLEANEESRTRAVSVMINNHPKARPQSGLTEADIVYEVLAEGDITRFLAIFQSGKPNRIGPVRSSRDYFIELAKGYDSFYIAHGYSPEARKMLESGYIDNINGMQYDGTLFKRSSERQAPHNSYITYENIRKGAKMKNFKMDTPPKALNFASEDELKQIKGQKANHILIRYSTNALFNAEYEYDEKLQKFKRFSGDEQTIDLETKKPVLLDNLLVVEMQHKIIDDYGRRSIDLTSGGKAYFIQKGTYREVEWRNVEGAIIPYENGIPAKFVPGKTWINIVPNLKDVSFSE
- a CDS encoding adenine deaminase C-terminal domain-containing protein codes for the protein MLDQRYRWKNKQIRDHVAVVSGKKSPTLLLKNARYLHSMFRKWMNGHIWIYEDRIVYTGDELPENTTKCEVIDCSGLTLVPGYIEPHVHPFQLYNPQSFARYASQTGTTTIINDNLVLALQLGKKKAFSLIRELRHSPVTMYWWSRFDSQTELREEETIFSHGDVKSWLEHDAVLQGGELTGWPKLLDGDDLILHWIQEAKRMRKKIEGHFPGASEKTLAKMMLFGADCDHEAMTGEEVYKRLMQGYMVSLRHSSIRPDLPVLLEDMNRLGIDQYESMFFNTDGSTPAFYENGIIDRLIRMAIENGVPVIDAYHMASFNVAKYYNIEHLHGLIATGRVASINFLENENNPTPISVLSKGKWLKKDGKVIIEDEDIDWEEYGFAPLKLDWELDNDDLQFSMPFGIEMINDVITKPYSVTFDIATEELATDHDESFLILIGRDGSWRINTMVKGFSTSLMGFASSFSSTGDIILIGKNKNDMVCAFNRMKELGGGIVLTEKEEVIHEIPLSLSGFMSNKPMDRLIKEEKVLKELLVERGYPHNDPIYSLLFFSATHLPYIRITQRGIFDVMNKTVLFPTIMR
- the purD gene encoding phosphoribosylamine--glycine ligase, whose translation is MNVLVIGRGGREHAICKKVKESSLVKKVYCAPGNAGIREDAVIVPISETNFTDLIAFTKENQIDLTIVGPEDPLSAGIVNEFQLAGLNVFGPTKEAALIEGSKSFAKNLMKKYSIPTATYETFEQFEEAKRYILEHGAPIVIKADGLAAGKGVIVALTVEEALEGLEQLMVNQTFGVASTKVVIEEFLQGEEFSLMAFVNGEDVYPMVIAQDHKRAFDGDKGPNTGGMGAYSPVPQIPQQEVDRAVEEILIPTAHALKAEGRSFCGILYAGLILTNEGPKVIEFNARFGDPETQVVLSRLESDLVQVILDLQNEKTPSISWSNDASVGVVLASKGYPGTYEKGIEIPNLNKFESSTLVFHAGTERNEEDAIVSNGGRVLLIGAKGNDLRDAIHKVYGEMDKVKSDHFFYRSDIGLKAK
- the purH gene encoding bifunctional phosphoribosylaminoimidazolecarboxamide formyltransferase/IMP cyclohydrolase, with the translated sequence MKRALISVSDKTGIVEFAQGLLELGVEIISTGGTKKALVEAGLTVIGVEDVTGFPEILEGRVKTLHPFIHGGLLAKRNLEHMEQLDQQEISPIDLVCVNLYPFQQTIAKPNVTEADAIENIDIGGPTMLRSAAKNHEYVTVVVDSLDYNGVLEELKSNGNVSEETNKRLAAKVFRHTAAYDSYIADYMTQLVDEENPERLTFSYELKQSLRYGENPHQKASFYINPIGSPFSIAHAKQLHGKELSYNNIHDADAALQIVKDFSEPVAVAVKHMNPCGVGVGSSPSKAFAKAYAADSTSIFGGIIAFNREVDKETAEQLHEIFLEIVIAPSFSEDALAILTTKKNLRLLTVPFDHENKVERVITSVEGGLLVQDQDSFTLENANITVPTKREPTEEEWKALTLGWKVVKHVKSNAIVVTNEEMTLGIGAGQMNRVGSAKIALDQAGEQAKGAIMASDAFFPMDDTVEAAAKSGITAIIQPGGSIRDEDSIKKADEYGIAMVFTGIRHFKH
- the purN gene encoding phosphoribosylglycinamide formyltransferase, yielding MNKIAIFASGSGSNYQAIVDAVKKGVLEASIELLVCDKPNAFVIERAKKESTPIFAFEPKTYETKAAFEKEIVLELQKREIELIVLAGYMRLIGPTLLKTFSQRIINIHPSLLPSFPGKNAIGQALQAGVKVTGVTVHFVDEGMDTGPIIAQESLKIEEADTEHSLAEKVHKIEHRLYPETIQLLFQKSFLWKEEEVTQ